In one Nicotiana tomentosiformis chromosome 6, ASM39032v3, whole genome shotgun sequence genomic region, the following are encoded:
- the LOC104094550 gene encoding uncharacterized protein isoform X4, protein MVDLIGITSIMEVLVRLVGADIYPNTKDVMQWLADSNLLEMIVDKLSPCSSPEEHANAAESLCTITRNAPSPLATKLSSPSFVARIFGHALEDSHSKSALVHSLSVCISLLDPKRSIPSPMMYSYRCQYVYESSVHVNPETISAMLPKLGNLLKLLNISSDGKILPTTYGELRPPLGKHRLKIVEFISVLLKTGNEAAEEELISSGTIERVLDLFFEYPYNNALHHHVESIINSCLESRNNILVDHLFEECNLLGKILQTDQQPIVSGDGSQVDLSEPTFPATGKRAPRVGNIGHITRISNKLAQLESNDNRIRVHLEKNMEWSDWHTNVLQERNTIENVYRWACGRPTAFQDRTRDSDEEDVHSRDYDVAALANNLSQAFQYTIYDNNGAAEGHGALDRDDEDVYLDEESAEVVLRLGDDQGSNLFTNSDWFAFRNDRTGDPKSTSPTEVMEDINPNGTANGGNMSCDEEVVVGELDELVESKSSTDGTASSSSNAFNGFGGANSANVGDFNQQNEKAGVSGDVGFFHFERSGNDDPFGDRPIPEWVSWGDGSMGGSLNPFEDNGDCNGNLVNSGEASAHPPISSTCNGGESILNGVSTFPESSKSSSISETSQKAAAVPSLFEEDVEFVGVELEGTEKAMEHALKEGIVGEAAPLKRSLVPKMPEKDSTDEGGSGVKEFNDANYWRVDQEVAVLE, encoded by the exons GTTTTGGTGCGACTTGTAGGCGCTGATATTTACCCCAATACTAAGGATGTCATGCAATGGTTGGCTGACAGCAATTTATTAGAAATGATTGTGGATAAATTGAGCCCCTGT AGTTCTCCAGAAGAACATGCTAATGCAGCAGAGAGTCTATGCACAATAACCCGAAATGCACCATCTCCTCTTGCTACTAAACTATCAAGCCCAAG TTTTGTAGCAAGGATATTTGGTCATGCCCTTGAAGACTCGCATTCGAAGTCCGCCCTTGTCCATTCATTATCTGTATGCATATCTTTGTTGGATCCTAAAAGATCAATTCCATCTCCGATGATGTATTCTTACCGCTGCCAGTATGTTTATGAGTCATCCGTGCATGTCAATCCTGAGACTATCAGTGCAATGCTTCCCAAACTCG GCAACTTGCTAAAGCTGTTGAACATATCATCTGATGGCAAGATTCTTCCTACAACGTATGGTGAACTCAGGCCGCCTCTAGGGAAGCATCGGTTAAAG ATTGTGGAATTTATCTCTGTTCTACTGAAAACCGGCAATGAAGCTGCAGAGGAAGAATTGATCAGCTCTGGGACAATTGAGAGAGTCCTGGATCTCTTTTTTGA GTACCCATATAACAATGCATTGCATCATCATGTAGAGAGTATAATAAACTCATGCCTGGAAAGCAGAAACAATatccttgttgatcatctttttGAAGAGTGTAATTTGCTTGGAAAAATTCTTCAAACAGATCAACAGCCCATAGTTTCTGGTGATGGAAGTCAGGTTGATCTTAGTGAA CCCACATTTCCTGCTACCGGTAAGCGAGCACCCCGAGTGGGTAACATAGGACATATAACACGGATTTCTAACAAACTTGCTCAGTTGGAAAGCAATGACAATCGCATTCGAGTACATCTTGAG AAAAATATGGAATGGAGTGATTGGCACACTAACGTCTTACAGGAGCGTAATACAATCGAAAATGTCTATCGATGGGCTTGTGG CCGGCCAACTGCATTTCAAGATAGGACAAGGGACAGCGACGAGGAAGATGTTCATAGCAGAGATTATGACGTAGCAGCTTTAGCCAATAATCTGAGCCAAGCATTCCAATACACCATATATGATAATAATGGCGCCGCAGAG GGTCATGGAGCTCTTGATCGGGATGATGAG GATGTTTACTTAGATGAGGAGTCTGCTGAAGTTGTCCTGAGATTGGGAGATGACCAAGGGAG CAATTTGTTCACAAATTCAGATTGGTTTGCTTTCCGAAATGATAgaactggagatcccaagagcaCCTCACCTACTGAGGTCATGGAAGATATCAACCCTAATGGAACAGCAAACGGCGGTAACATGAGTTGTGATGAAGAGGTGGTAGTTGGAGAGCTGGATGAATTGGTTGAAAGCAAAAGTTCTACAGATGGAACAGCCAGTTCTAGTTCAAATGCCTTTAATGGATTTGGTGGAGCCAATTCTGCTAATGTTGGAGATTTCAATCAACAGAATGAGAAAGCAGGTGTGTCAGGTGATGTGGGTTTCTTCCATTTTGAGAGGTCAGGCAATGATGACCCATTTGGAGACAGGCCTATACCTGAATGGGTTTCATGGGGGGATGGCTCAATGGGTGGATCTCTGAATCCTTTTGAAGATAATGGTGACTGTAATGGCAACCTCGTGAACTCAGGGGAGGCATCAGCTCATCCCCCAATTAGTTCCACTTGTAATGGTGGAGAGTCTATTCTAAATGGTGTATCAACATTTCCCGAGTCTAGCAAAAGTTCATCAATTTCTGAAACTAGTCAGAAAGCAGCCGCTGTGCCTTCTTTGTTTGAAGAGGATGTTGAATTTGTTGGTGTAGAATTAGAGGGTACTGAAAAGGCAATGGAACATGCTCTTAAGGAGGGGATTGTTGGGGAAGCAGCTCCATTGAAGAGGAGCTTAGTTCCTAAGATGCCAGAAAAAGATAGTACAGATGAGGGCGGGTCAGGGGTAAAAGAGTTCAACGATGCTAACTATTGGAGAGTCGACCAAGAAGTCGCGGTACTGGAGTAA